One window of Chloroflexus aggregans DSM 9485 genomic DNA carries:
- a CDS encoding HPr family phosphocarrier protein — translation MTEVVLTVNNPVGLHARPAKLFVETVRAYKSTVTIQNLSRPQTKELPVTAFNLLQIGVRQGHQIRLRASGEDEAEVIAALTRLVEENFGE, via the coding sequence ATGACAGAAGTTGTTTTGACGGTGAATAATCCTGTTGGTTTGCATGCCCGCCCGGCTAAGCTGTTTGTTGAGACGGTGCGGGCGTATAAGAGCACTGTGACCATTCAGAATCTCAGTCGGCCCCAAACGAAAGAACTACCGGTAACGGCTTTTAATTTGTTGCAGATCGGGGTGCGTCAAGGCCACCAGATCCGGTTACGTGCCAGTGGTGAGGACGAAGCTGAAGTCATCGCTGCTTTGACCAGGTTGGTCGAAGAGAATTTTGGCGAGTAG
- the dnaB gene encoding replicative DNA helicase, whose protein sequence is MEKREDRLERSVPFDLQAERATLGSILLERDAIIAVAGWLPSEYFYLEKHALIYEAMLACYNRREPADIATVAAELRRRGQLDLIGGVTMLSELVTEVPTAVHIEYYARIVERTALLRRLIEAGGRIAAMGYDEASDLEETLDRAEAELFAVSQRRNNQDFVHIGRVVNTLFAQIESMQERRGEVIGVPTGYHDLDELTGGLQPSDLIILAARPSVGKTSLALSLAYNVAYQANGTVAIFSLEMSREQLVQRMLAMHTGIDMQRLRTGNLRGEELSLAIEGLGVLSELPIYIEDTPGLSITDVRARARRLHSEVGITLIMIDYLQLMSGRRADNRVQEVSEISRGLKALARELNVPVIALSQLSRAVEGRQSHVPMLSDLRESGSIEQDADLVMFIYREELYDKDTDKKGIAEIHVAKHRNGPLGVIPLRFEARTTRFQNLERYHAPEGF, encoded by the coding sequence GTGGAAAAGCGCGAAGATCGGCTGGAACGGAGCGTACCATTTGATTTGCAAGCTGAGCGAGCGACGCTTGGTTCAATTCTGCTGGAACGCGATGCGATCATCGCAGTTGCCGGTTGGCTCCCCTCGGAATACTTCTACTTAGAAAAGCATGCGCTCATTTACGAAGCGATGCTCGCGTGCTACAACCGGCGTGAACCGGCTGACATCGCAACCGTCGCCGCCGAACTGCGTCGGCGTGGTCAACTCGACCTGATCGGTGGAGTGACCATGTTGAGCGAGTTGGTCACCGAAGTACCAACGGCCGTCCACATCGAATACTATGCCCGCATTGTCGAGCGGACAGCCCTCTTACGCCGTCTAATCGAGGCCGGTGGGCGGATCGCGGCGATGGGGTACGACGAAGCGAGCGATCTGGAAGAGACGCTCGATCGAGCCGAAGCCGAGTTGTTCGCCGTCTCGCAACGGCGCAACAATCAGGATTTCGTCCACATTGGCCGCGTGGTCAATACCCTCTTTGCCCAGATCGAGTCGATGCAAGAACGGCGCGGCGAGGTGATCGGCGTGCCGACCGGCTACCACGATCTCGATGAGCTGACCGGCGGCTTGCAGCCGAGCGACCTCATCATTCTTGCGGCCCGGCCGAGTGTCGGTAAAACATCGCTTGCCCTCTCACTCGCCTACAATGTGGCATATCAGGCGAATGGCACCGTCGCCATTTTTAGCCTTGAAATGAGTCGCGAGCAGTTGGTGCAGCGTATGCTGGCGATGCATACCGGTATCGACATGCAACGCCTCCGTACCGGTAATCTGCGTGGTGAAGAGCTGAGTTTGGCGATTGAGGGATTAGGTGTCCTTTCAGAGCTGCCGATCTACATCGAGGACACACCCGGTTTGAGCATCACCGATGTCCGCGCGCGGGCCCGTCGGTTGCACAGTGAAGTAGGGATTACGTTGATTATGATCGACTACCTACAACTTATGTCTGGTCGGCGTGCCGATAATCGGGTGCAAGAGGTCAGTGAGATTAGCCGTGGTTTGAAAGCACTGGCGCGAGAACTGAATGTGCCGGTGATCGCACTTTCACAACTCTCTCGCGCCGTTGAAGGTCGCCAAAGTCACGTGCCGATGCTCAGCGACTTGCGTGAATCGGGATCAATCGAACAAGATGCCGACCTCGTCATGTTTATCTACCGCGAAGAATTGTACGACAAGGACACGGACAAGAAAGGTATTGCCGAAATTCACGTTGCCAAGCACCGGAACGGCCCGCTCGGTGTGATTCCGTTGCGGTTTGAAGCTCGTACCACCCGATTCCAGAACCTCGAGCGCTATCATGCTCCAGAGGGATTCTAG
- the dhaL gene encoding dihydroxyacetone kinase subunit DhaL — translation MPITVEHVTHFLTAAAALIHERRDELTALDAAIGDADHGANLDRGFTAVMARLPSVADKDIGTVLKTTGMTIVSTVGGASGPLYGTAFVRAGMALADRHELSTEEVLLALEAALDGIVARGKAQRGEKTMVDALAPAIEALRAALAAGEPLGRALQAAADAAEGGAKATIPMLALKGRASYLGERSIGHQDPGATSTAYLLRALAMTCSRVEEGA, via the coding sequence ATGCCAATTACTGTCGAACACGTCACGCACTTTCTCACCGCAGCAGCAGCGTTAATCCATGAGCGGCGCGATGAGTTAACCGCGCTTGACGCCGCGATTGGCGATGCCGATCACGGGGCAAACCTCGACCGTGGGTTTACCGCTGTGATGGCACGTCTGCCGAGTGTGGCCGATAAAGATATCGGTACTGTGCTGAAGACCACCGGGATGACAATTGTTTCTACCGTGGGTGGCGCCTCAGGGCCATTGTATGGCACGGCTTTTGTCCGGGCAGGGATGGCGTTGGCCGATCGGCATGAGCTAAGTACCGAGGAGGTACTACTCGCCCTCGAAGCAGCACTTGATGGGATTGTAGCGCGTGGTAAAGCGCAGCGTGGTGAAAAGACGATGGTTGATGCGCTTGCTCCGGCAATCGAGGCGCTGCGGGCCGCGTTAGCTGCCGGTGAGCCGCTGGGTCGGGCGTTGCAGGCGGCTGCGGATGCGGCTGAGGGCGGCGCGAAAGCAACTATCCCTATGCTTGCCCTGAAGGGGCGGGCGTCGTATCTCGGTGAACGCAGTATCGGTCATCAGGATCCGGGAGCAACTTCGACAGCGTATCTGCTCCGTGCGCTGGCGATGACGTGTAGCCGTGTTGAGGAGGGCGCATGA
- the rplI gene encoding 50S ribosomal protein L9: MKVLLLQDVEHLGKAGEIKDVSGGYGRNYLIPKGFAVLATKGQIKQAEERLAAQRRRAEAARKEAEALAAKLASLTLTFVVKVGEQDRLYGSVTNADIAAKLHEVAGVEIDRRKIALEDPIKRTGEYEVPVELASGVSTTLKVVVTGE; the protein is encoded by the coding sequence ATGAAAGTGTTGCTCCTGCAAGATGTTGAACATCTTGGCAAAGCGGGCGAAATCAAAGATGTAAGCGGCGGTTATGGCCGAAACTACCTGATACCCAAAGGATTTGCCGTCCTTGCAACCAAAGGCCAGATCAAGCAGGCTGAAGAGCGGCTAGCTGCGCAGCGCCGGCGGGCCGAGGCAGCACGCAAAGAGGCTGAGGCACTCGCGGCGAAGCTGGCATCACTGACGCTGACCTTCGTTGTGAAGGTCGGGGAACAGGATCGGCTCTACGGTTCGGTGACCAATGCCGACATTGCAGCGAAGCTGCACGAAGTAGCCGGTGTCGAGATCGACCGGCGCAAGATCGCATTGGAAGATCCGATCAAGCGTACCGGCGAGTACGAGGTTCCGGTTGAGCTGGCAAGTGGTGTTTCAACAACGCTCAAAGTGGTTGTAACCGGCGAATAA
- the ptsP gene encoding phosphoenolpyruvate--protein phosphotransferase, with protein sequence MGKMLQGAGGAAGLALGPAYRWQRVATVAVDPPHESVEAALARFHAAQRAAAARLRAIAERQRAAGLHEADLFDAQALLVEDETLTDGVTALVLDGQPLTTAIRTTVAQMQALLADLDDEYLRERAADMAAVGVELLHALAGETASQPTVPPDAIVVADDLTPAETVDLPHHVAGFATADGGPTGHTVILARARGVPAVVGVGDEILAVPDGVQLLIDGDAATVLIDPDEAALQSAQVRMEALRVLQRRQAALRDQPGQLRDGRLVGLWANIGRPAEARLAREYGAEGIGLFRTEFLFLDRSAPPDEDEQYTAYCAVLDELPGKPVVIRTLDIGGDKPLPYLPLSPEANPFLGVRGLRLSMQRPDLFQIQLRALLRAAFRGDIWIMLPMVATPADLAWARAQLVEAAAALAAAGVDHRPDPPLGVMIETPAAAVLADQLARDAAFFSIGSNDLAQYTLAVDRGHPTLAARYPSNDSSVWRMIDLAARAAQQAGIPIGICGELGGEPDAAPALVGLGLHELSMAPARIPAVKERLLQTSWAEAQAAAARALAGWREA encoded by the coding sequence ATGGGAAAGATGCTGCAAGGTGCCGGTGGTGCTGCTGGGTTGGCGTTGGGTCCTGCGTACCGCTGGCAGCGTGTGGCTACGGTAGCAGTTGATCCGCCTCACGAGTCGGTAGAAGCGGCATTGGCTCGCTTTCATGCAGCACAACGTGCCGCCGCAGCACGCTTGCGTGCTATCGCCGAACGGCAACGAGCAGCCGGTTTGCACGAAGCCGATTTGTTCGATGCACAAGCTTTGCTGGTCGAAGATGAGACCTTGACCGATGGGGTGACGGCGCTGGTGCTTGATGGGCAGCCGTTGACGACGGCAATTCGCACAACAGTGGCGCAAATGCAGGCGTTGCTCGCCGATCTTGATGATGAGTATCTGCGGGAACGTGCGGCTGATATGGCCGCGGTTGGGGTGGAGTTGTTGCATGCGCTGGCCGGCGAGACCGCATCGCAGCCAACTGTCCCGCCCGACGCTATTGTCGTTGCTGATGATTTGACGCCCGCCGAAACGGTCGACCTACCGCACCACGTTGCCGGTTTTGCTACTGCCGATGGTGGTCCGACCGGTCATACTGTTATTCTTGCCCGCGCACGAGGTGTGCCGGCAGTAGTAGGGGTAGGTGACGAAATCCTCGCTGTGCCCGATGGCGTACAGCTTTTGATCGATGGCGATGCCGCGACGGTATTGATCGACCCCGATGAAGCAGCGTTGCAGTCGGCTCAAGTGCGGATGGAGGCGTTGCGAGTGCTGCAACGGCGACAAGCGGCGTTGCGGGATCAGCCCGGTCAGTTGCGTGATGGCCGCTTAGTTGGATTGTGGGCCAACATTGGTCGTCCGGCTGAGGCGCGATTGGCCCGTGAGTACGGGGCCGAAGGTATCGGATTATTTCGGACGGAGTTTCTTTTTCTCGACCGTTCGGCGCCACCAGATGAAGATGAGCAGTATACGGCATATTGCGCGGTGTTGGATGAGTTGCCCGGCAAGCCGGTAGTGATCCGCACACTCGATATCGGTGGTGATAAGCCGTTGCCGTATCTCCCACTTTCCCCTGAAGCGAACCCGTTTCTTGGGGTGCGAGGGTTGCGGCTCTCGATGCAGCGCCCCGATCTCTTCCAAATCCAATTGCGTGCGTTGTTACGGGCAGCGTTTCGTGGCGATATTTGGATTATGCTACCGATGGTTGCCACTCCAGCCGATCTCGCGTGGGCGCGTGCGCAGTTGGTGGAAGCGGCGGCAGCCTTGGCAGCGGCCGGTGTTGATCATCGGCCCGATCCACCACTGGGTGTGATGATCGAGACGCCGGCGGCGGCGGTGTTAGCCGATCAACTGGCACGAGACGCGGCCTTCTTTAGCATTGGGAGCAACGATTTGGCTCAGTATACACTGGCGGTTGATCGTGGTCATCCTACCCTGGCGGCTCGTTATCCCTCCAATGATTCGTCGGTCTGGCGGATGATCGATCTGGCTGCGCGTGCTGCACAGCAGGCCGGTATTCCGATTGGTATTTGTGGTGAGCTTGGTGGTGAACCAGATGCCGCTCCAGCTCTGGTGGGCTTAGGCTTGCACGAGTTGAGTATGGCCCCGGCTCGTATTCCGGCAGTCAAGGAACGACTGCTGCAAACCTCATGGGCTGAAGCACAAGCGGCTGCGGCGCGGGCGCTTGCGGGGTGGCGAGAAGCATAA
- the dhaM gene encoding dihydroxyacetone kinase phosphoryl donor subunit DhaM — translation MIGLLIVSHSARLAEGVQEFVAQISGGQFPVMAAGGASDGSLGTSVERILAALDQLRTTDGILVLVDLGSAVMSVETALEQFTGPPVQISNAPLVEGAYLAAVEASNTVTTLEQVAAAALQARELIKVYE, via the coding sequence ATGATCGGTCTTTTGATCGTCTCGCATAGCGCACGACTGGCAGAAGGTGTCCAAGAGTTTGTGGCCCAAATCAGTGGTGGCCAGTTTCCGGTTATGGCGGCAGGTGGCGCAAGTGATGGTTCCTTAGGGACAAGTGTGGAGCGGATTTTGGCTGCTCTCGATCAATTGCGCACCACCGATGGGATTTTGGTGCTGGTCGATCTGGGTAGTGCGGTCATGAGTGTCGAGACGGCCCTCGAACAGTTTACCGGTCCGCCGGTCCAAATTAGTAATGCACCGTTGGTGGAAGGAGCGTATCTGGCAGCGGTCGAGGCATCAAATACGGTGACGACACTCGAACAGGTAGCAGCAGCAGCGTTGCAAGCACGCGAGCTGATTAAAGTCTACGAGTAA